In Serratia marcescens subsp. marcescens ATCC 13880, a single genomic region encodes these proteins:
- a CDS encoding amino acid permease: MDGQQHGDQLKRGLKNRHIQLIALGGAIGTGLFLGIAQTIKMAGPSVLLGYAIGGFIAFLIMRQLGEMVVEEPVAGSFSHFAYKYWGNFAGFASGWNYWVLYVLVAMAELTAVGIYVQYWWPEIPTWVSAAVFFLAINAINLANVKVYGEMEFWFAIIKVVAIIGMIVFGAYLLFSGMGGPEATVTNLWAQGGFFPNGVMGLVMAMAVIMFSFGGLELVGITAAEADNPQKSIPKATNQVIYRILIFYIGSLAILLSLYPWGKVVEGGSPFVLIFHALNSNLVATVLNIVVLTAALSVYNSCVYCNSRMLYGLAQQGNGPKSLLKVDGRGVPVVAIGISALATALCVLINYLIPGRAFELLMALVVSALVINWAMISLAHLKFRAAKNREGVVPKFKAFWYPFSNYLCLLFMAGILVIMYLTPGIQISVLLIPVWVAILAVGYAIKQRSQRVDGVTSR; the protein is encoded by the coding sequence ATGGATGGTCAACAGCATGGTGACCAGCTGAAACGCGGCCTGAAAAACCGCCATATTCAGCTCATCGCCTTAGGTGGCGCAATCGGCACCGGGTTATTTCTCGGTATCGCTCAAACAATAAAAATGGCCGGCCCGTCAGTGCTTCTCGGCTACGCCATCGGCGGCTTCATCGCGTTTCTGATCATGCGCCAGCTGGGGGAAATGGTGGTGGAAGAGCCGGTCGCCGGCTCCTTCAGCCACTTCGCCTACAAATACTGGGGCAACTTCGCCGGCTTCGCCTCCGGCTGGAACTACTGGGTGCTGTATGTCCTGGTGGCGATGGCGGAGCTGACCGCGGTCGGCATCTACGTGCAGTACTGGTGGCCGGAGATCCCCACCTGGGTTTCCGCCGCGGTGTTCTTCCTGGCGATCAACGCCATCAACCTGGCCAACGTCAAAGTTTACGGCGAGATGGAGTTCTGGTTCGCCATCATCAAAGTGGTGGCGATTATCGGCATGATTGTGTTCGGCGCCTACCTGCTGTTCAGCGGCATGGGCGGCCCGGAAGCCACCGTCACCAACCTGTGGGCGCAGGGCGGGTTCTTCCCGAACGGCGTCATGGGCCTGGTGATGGCGATGGCAGTGATCATGTTCTCCTTCGGCGGCCTCGAGCTGGTCGGCATCACCGCCGCCGAAGCCGACAACCCGCAAAAAAGCATTCCGAAAGCCACCAATCAGGTGATCTACCGCATCCTGATCTTCTATATCGGTTCACTGGCCATTCTGCTGTCGCTGTACCCGTGGGGCAAAGTGGTCGAAGGCGGCAGCCCGTTCGTGCTGATCTTCCACGCGCTGAACAGCAACCTGGTGGCGACCGTGCTGAACATCGTGGTGCTCACCGCCGCGCTGTCGGTGTACAACAGCTGCGTCTACTGCAACAGCCGCATGCTGTACGGCCTGGCGCAGCAGGGCAACGGCCCGAAAAGCCTGCTGAAGGTCGACGGCCGCGGCGTGCCGGTGGTGGCCATCGGCATTTCCGCCCTCGCCACCGCGCTGTGCGTGCTGATTAACTACCTGATCCCGGGCCGCGCCTTCGAACTGCTGATGGCCTTGGTGGTGTCGGCGCTGGTGATCAACTGGGCGATGATCAGCCTGGCGCACCTGAAATTCCGCGCCGCCAAAAACCGCGAAGGCGTAGTGCCGAAGTTCAAAGCGTTCTGGTATCCGTTCAGCAACTACCTGTGCCTGCTGTTCATGGCCGGCATCCTGGTGATCATGTACCTGACGCCGGGCATTCAAATCTCGGTGCTGCTGATCCCGGTGTGGGTAGCGATCCTGGCCGTCGGTTACGCCATCAAACAGCGCAGCCAGCGCGTCGACGGCGTCACCAGCCGTTGA
- a CDS encoding cytochrome c: MKKRLAVLIVLVAIVVIALLWWRENRRYDGPVQQVTAGAEQIARGRYLAQAADCAACHTASGGAPLAGGYPLETPFGTIYGSNLTPSADHGIGRWSKDDFFLALTQGVAPGGRHLYPAMPYTSYKGMSRQDADDIYAYLMTRPAVDVAIPANEMPFPFNQRMALIGWNLLFRSQDPLPASSQGSSPQWQRGRYLADVLGHCGECHTPRGALGQMDLGKPMQGGDLGRFMAPDITPHGLAQRGWTPQDVSRFLSTGLAPQGSAFSEMHMVVDLSTRHLTPEDHQALALYLMGEQPPAAVPVKMGQGSDAGRMTYLDQCAGCHAREGEGKPHVAPAMRDNATLRQADGKNLIVSVLDGLPAQQFPNGESMQSMPGFGERLSDAEVAELVNYLRVTWGGLPADVTAEQVKALRK, from the coding sequence ATGAAAAAACGTCTCGCAGTGTTGATTGTGCTGGTGGCGATCGTGGTGATCGCGCTGCTGTGGTGGCGGGAAAACCGCCGTTACGACGGCCCGGTGCAGCAGGTAACCGCCGGCGCCGAACAGATCGCCCGCGGCCGCTATCTGGCGCAGGCCGCCGACTGCGCCGCCTGCCATACCGCCAGCGGCGGGGCGCCGTTGGCCGGCGGCTATCCGTTGGAAACGCCGTTCGGCACGATTTACGGCAGTAACCTGACGCCGTCGGCCGACCACGGCATCGGGCGCTGGAGCAAGGACGACTTCTTCCTGGCGTTGACGCAGGGCGTGGCGCCGGGCGGGCGGCACCTGTACCCGGCGATGCCTTATACTTCGTATAAGGGCATGTCGCGTCAGGACGCCGACGACATCTACGCTTACCTGATGACGCGCCCGGCGGTGGACGTGGCCATTCCGGCCAACGAGATGCCGTTCCCGTTCAACCAGCGCATGGCGCTGATCGGCTGGAACCTGCTGTTCCGCAGCCAGGATCCGCTGCCGGCCAGTTCACAGGGCAGTTCGCCGCAATGGCAGCGCGGCCGCTATCTGGCCGACGTGCTGGGGCACTGTGGCGAATGCCACACGCCGCGCGGCGCGCTGGGGCAGATGGATCTCGGCAAACCGATGCAGGGCGGCGATCTCGGCCGATTCATGGCGCCGGACATTACGCCGCACGGTCTGGCGCAGCGCGGCTGGACGCCGCAGGACGTCAGCCGCTTCCTCAGCACCGGCCTCGCACCGCAGGGTTCCGCCTTCAGCGAGATGCACATGGTGGTGGATCTCAGCACCCGTCATTTGACGCCGGAAGATCATCAGGCGCTGGCGCTGTATCTGATGGGCGAGCAGCCGCCGGCGGCGGTGCCGGTGAAAATGGGCCAGGGCAGCGATGCCGGGCGCATGACCTATCTGGATCAGTGCGCCGGTTGCCATGCGCGCGAAGGCGAGGGCAAACCGCACGTCGCACCGGCGATGCGCGATAACGCCACGCTGCGCCAGGCGGACGGCAAGAACCTGATCGTGTCGGTGCTGGACGGCCTGCCGGCCCAGCAGTTCCCGAACGGTGAAAGCATGCAGAGCATGCCGGGCTTCGGCGAGCGTCTGAGCGATGCTGAAGTGGCGGAACTGGTGAATTACCTGCGGGTGACCTGGGGAGGCTTGCCGGCGGACGTCACCGCCGAGCAGGTGAAAGCGCTGCGCAAGTAA
- a CDS encoding (2Fe-2S)-binding protein, with protein sequence MSIKTQPISLTINEKQYGPIEVPEGLMMIDFLHEYLDLTGSRLGCGQGICHACVAIVDHPSGTSEEVRTCITGAHFFNGKKVRTVEGHAKVDEQGEVVELSPIQQAFLEHYSFQCGYCTPGFVNAATIFVEKLKREPIARDQLENAIEQALDSHICRCTGYVRYYEAVRDVVLKTPGLLKETAQ encoded by the coding sequence ATGAGCATTAAAACCCAGCCGATTTCCCTGACCATCAACGAGAAACAGTACGGCCCGATCGAGGTGCCGGAAGGCTTGATGATGATCGATTTCCTGCACGAGTATCTCGATTTGACCGGTTCGCGCCTCGGCTGCGGGCAGGGCATTTGCCACGCCTGCGTGGCGATCGTCGATCATCCGAGCGGCACCAGCGAAGAGGTGCGCACCTGCATCACCGGCGCGCATTTCTTCAACGGCAAGAAAGTGCGTACCGTCGAAGGCCATGCCAAGGTGGACGAACAGGGCGAGGTGGTTGAGCTGTCGCCGATCCAGCAGGCGTTTCTGGAGCACTACAGCTTCCAGTGCGGCTACTGCACGCCGGGCTTCGTCAACGCCGCCACCATTTTCGTGGAAAAGCTCAAGCGTGAGCCGATCGCCCGCGATCAGCTGGAGAACGCCATCGAGCAGGCGCTGGACAGCCACATCTGCCGCTGCACCGGCTACGTGCGCTACTACGAAGCGGTGCGCGACGTGGTGCTGAAAACGCCGGGCCTGCTGAAGGAGACGGCGCAATGA